From Edaphobacter lichenicola, the proteins below share one genomic window:
- a CDS encoding ABC transporter permease, producing the protein MYPAAILQPATTNVPDICRKESKYEFVKLLRTRSFSLATIGFPVMFYIIFGLANRHSFDGSVHMAKYMLAGYACFGLIGSALFGIGVGLSSDLAAGWLELKRASPMPVSAYLFAKCAAAVAFGLIIVTILSLIGIAFGDVHLSPIELAEMLGMTICGSISFASMGLLLALIVPANAAPGIINLIYLPMSFLSGLWIPIKFLPHWLQGIAPLLPTYHLSQLMLSIFHYNDTMSLITHWNALIGFTLLMLGISRLLFHRKEQNA; encoded by the coding sequence ATGTACCCCGCCGCCATCCTCCAGCCCGCCACAACCAACGTCCCCGACATCTGCCGCAAAGAATCAAAGTACGAGTTCGTAAAACTCCTCCGCACCCGTTCCTTCTCACTCGCAACCATTGGCTTTCCCGTCATGTTCTACATCATCTTCGGCCTCGCCAATCGCCACTCCTTCGACGGCAGCGTTCACATGGCCAAGTACATGCTCGCCGGCTATGCCTGCTTCGGCCTCATCGGCTCGGCGCTCTTCGGCATCGGGGTCGGCCTCTCCTCCGATCTCGCCGCCGGCTGGCTCGAGCTCAAACGCGCAAGCCCCATGCCCGTCTCCGCCTATCTCTTCGCCAAGTGCGCTGCCGCAGTCGCCTTCGGCCTCATCATCGTCACCATCCTCTCCCTTATCGGCATCGCCTTCGGAGACGTCCACCTCTCCCCGATCGAACTCGCCGAGATGCTCGGCATGACGATCTGCGGCTCCATCAGCTTCGCCAGCATGGGCCTCCTCCTCGCCCTTATCGTTCCAGCAAACGCCGCCCCCGGCATCATCAACCTCATCTATCTCCCCATGTCCTTCCTCAGCGGCCTCTGGATTCCCATCAAGTTCCTGCCCCACTGGCTGCAGGGCATCGCGCCTCTTCTACCCACCTATCACCTCTCTCAACTCATGCTCAGCATCTTCCACTACAACGACACCATGTCGCTCATCACCCACTGGAACGCCCTCATCGGCTTCACCCTCTTGATGCTCGGAATCAGCCGTCTCCTCTTCCATCGAAAAGAGCAGAACGCATAA
- a CDS encoding VOC family protein: MIFGAHVVVYSTDASADRAFLRDILGLASVDAGHGWLIFALPPAEIAVHPAEANDRHELYFICNDLSAEISALTEKAVKCSQVKEERWGSIVSVQLPGGGKIGLYQPNHPTVFNDPSD; the protein is encoded by the coding sequence ATGATCTTTGGCGCACACGTAGTCGTATACAGCACCGATGCATCCGCCGACCGCGCCTTCCTGCGCGACATCCTCGGGCTCGCCTCCGTGGACGCCGGTCATGGATGGCTGATCTTCGCGCTGCCTCCCGCTGAGATCGCCGTTCATCCAGCCGAAGCGAATGACCGGCACGAACTCTATTTCATTTGTAACGATCTCAGTGCGGAGATCTCGGCGCTCACCGAAAAAGCCGTCAAGTGTTCGCAAGTCAAGGAAGAAAGATGGGGTTCGATCGTCAGCGTTCAACTTCCTGGAGGAGGCAAGATCGGCCTCTATCAGCCCAACCATCCAACCGTTTTCAATGACCCATCCGACTGA